One Streptomyces sp. NBC_01217 genomic region harbors:
- a CDS encoding IS5 family transposase translates to MSQRKPYPSDLSDARWALIEPTLTAWRKARLDRRPTGQPPKVELRDVFNAILYVNRTGIPWKYLPHDFPGHGTAYFYYAAWRDEGIFAQLNYDLTGLARVKEGRKPEPTASIIDTQSVKTSTNVPVTSQGTDAAKKIAGRKRGILTDTIGLILAVTVTAAGLSENALGIRLLDQAKETYPTISKSWVDTGFKNAVVEHGAQLGIDVEVVNRNPGVRGFHVVKRRWVVERSIGWIMMHRRLARDYETLTASSEAMIHIASIDNLTKRITDETTTTWRGTY, encoded by the coding sequence ACGGCCTGGCGGAAAGCCCGGCTCGACCGCAGGCCCACCGGTCAGCCGCCCAAAGTCGAACTCCGTGATGTGTTCAACGCGATTCTCTATGTGAACCGCACGGGAATCCCCTGGAAATATCTTCCGCACGACTTCCCGGGCCACGGCACCGCCTACTTCTACTACGCGGCCTGGCGCGACGAGGGAATCTTCGCCCAACTCAACTACGACCTCACGGGCCTGGCCCGTGTGAAGGAAGGCCGCAAGCCCGAACCCACCGCCTCCATCATCGACACCCAGAGCGTGAAGACCTCCACCAACGTGCCCGTGACCAGCCAGGGAACCGACGCCGCCAAGAAGATCGCAGGCCGGAAGCGGGGCATCCTGACCGACACGATCGGCCTCATCCTTGCCGTGACCGTCACCGCCGCCGGCCTTTCCGAGAACGCCCTGGGAATACGCCTCCTCGACCAGGCGAAGGAGACGTACCCGACCATCTCCAAGAGTTGGGTTGACACCGGCTTCAAAAACGCCGTCGTCGAGCACGGGGCCCAGCTCGGAATCGACGTCGAAGTCGTCAACAGAAACCCCGGAGTTCGCGGATTTCACGTCGTAAAAAGGCGCTGGGTAGTGGAACGAAGTATCGGGTGGATCATGATGCACCGACGTCTCGCCCGCGACTACGAAACCCTCACAGCCAGCTCCGAGGCCATGATCCACATCGCGTCGATCGACAACCTCACCAAGCGCATAACGGACGAGACCACAACAACCTGGCGAGGGACTTACTAG
- a CDS encoding IS4 family transposase has product MREKSVITRTIETAGGVYAPGHLGELTQVVDFALVDAVLEETGTVQRRLRLLPSRVVVYFVLALALFEDCSYRGVWGKLMAGLEGLDLVRPAASSLSRARRRIGTAPLRRLFEVLAGPVAHRGQTGSFWRGLRTVAVDGILLHTPDEPAITWRHPKRAGDRLEFGYPLLRLVVLVECGTRAILAAAFGPEADGELAYAGRLLSTLDRTMLLLADAGFDANTFAADVHATGARFLVRSSARRIPTPARHLADGSYLARIGYGVLPALLTVRVIEADVTFTLADGTVRHEQWRLLTSLLDATRYPAAELIALYHERWQAETPYFSIKATMLDGRVLRSRSLSGLDQEVYALLTTYQALIRAAADTACTRPGLDMDRISFTVLLATAADTVISTTGILPPAGPADLVGTIGRAVLDALHPARRRHRVKARTRKNPTSKYGPNAGQHPTTSQNYTIHTAITFFKHGLATRARR; this is encoded by the coding sequence TTGCGGGAGAAGTCTGTCATCACGCGCACGATCGAGACAGCCGGGGGTGTGTACGCACCCGGGCACCTGGGCGAGCTGACGCAGGTCGTGGATTTCGCGCTGGTGGACGCGGTGCTGGAGGAGACTGGGACGGTCCAGCGGCGGCTGCGGCTGCTGCCGTCCAGAGTGGTGGTCTACTTCGTCCTCGCGTTGGCCCTGTTCGAGGACTGCTCCTACCGGGGCGTGTGGGGCAAGCTGATGGCCGGGCTGGAAGGACTGGACCTGGTGCGGCCGGCGGCCTCTTCGCTGTCGAGGGCCCGGCGGCGGATAGGCACAGCCCCGCTGCGGCGCCTGTTCGAGGTCCTTGCCGGGCCCGTCGCCCACCGCGGCCAGACCGGCTCCTTCTGGCGGGGCCTGCGGACCGTGGCTGTCGACGGGATCCTGCTACACACGCCCGACGAGCCGGCGATCACCTGGCGCCACCCGAAACGGGCCGGTGACCGGCTGGAGTTCGGCTACCCGCTGTTGCGGCTCGTGGTCCTGGTCGAGTGCGGCACCCGCGCAATCCTGGCCGCCGCGTTCGGCCCCGAGGCTGACGGCGAACTCGCCTACGCAGGGCGCCTGCTGAGTACCCTGGACCGCACGATGCTCCTGCTGGCCGACGCCGGTTTCGACGCGAACACCTTCGCCGCCGACGTCCATGCCACCGGCGCACGGTTCCTGGTGCGCTCCTCCGCCCGTCGGATTCCCACCCCCGCCCGGCATCTCGCCGACGGCTCCTACCTGGCCCGGATCGGCTACGGCGTCCTGCCCGCCCTGCTGACCGTTCGCGTCATCGAGGCCGACGTCACCTTCACTCTGGCCGACGGCACCGTCCGCCACGAGCAATGGCGGCTGCTGACCAGCCTCCTGGACGCCACGCGTTACCCCGCCGCCGAGTTGATCGCCCTCTATCACGAGCGGTGGCAGGCCGAGACCCCGTATTTCTCGATCAAGGCCACGATGCTCGACGGCCGCGTCCTGCGCTCGCGCAGCCTGTCCGGACTCGACCAGGAGGTCTACGCTCTGCTCACCACCTACCAGGCCCTGATCCGCGCAGCCGCCGACACCGCCTGCACGCGTCCCGGCCTGGACATGGACCGCATCAGCTTCACCGTCCTGCTGGCCACCGCCGCCGACACCGTCATCAGCACGACCGGCATCCTGCCCCCGGCGGGACCCGCCGACCTCGTCGGCACCATCGGCCGGGCCGTCCTCGACGCCCTGCACCCCGCCCGCCGCCGGCACCGCGTCAAGGCCCGCACCCGCAAGAACCCCACCAGCAAATACGGACCGAACGCCGGACAACACCCCACGACCAGCCAGAACTACACCATCCATACCGCCATCACGTTCTTCAAACACGGACTTGCAACCCGCGCCCGCCGCTAA
- a CDS encoding IS3 family transposase: MSVAGFIGDQRTEHGVPHAVTCRALEVSESWFYKWRRRPQEPTKREVRRTVLAERITVLFENSKRTYGSPRITLDLWAEGWQVSKNTVAQIMAELGLEGRKRRKPHSLTKQGKRKAAPDLVGRRFNAVAPDVLWCGDMTEIETGEGKLYLSTVLDLFSRRMLGYAMSDHHDTELITGSLHMAVATRGGNVNGVIFHSDRGSEYTSAAFNESCRTLGVVQSMGRVGSALDNAAAESVNSTLKVEYVHRHTFATRAEARIKIATWITDFYNTKRRHTSAGGLPPIEFEHKIMEARARHRQEDRAA, encoded by the coding sequence GTGAGCGTGGCGGGCTTCATCGGCGACCAGCGGACCGAGCACGGCGTCCCGCACGCGGTGACCTGCCGGGCCTTGGAAGTGTCCGAGTCCTGGTTCTACAAGTGGAGGCGCCGACCTCAGGAGCCGACGAAACGCGAGGTCAGGCGGACTGTGCTGGCCGAACGGATCACGGTGCTGTTCGAGAACTCGAAGCGGACCTACGGCTCGCCGAGGATCACGCTGGACCTGTGGGCCGAGGGCTGGCAGGTCAGCAAAAACACGGTGGCGCAGATCATGGCCGAACTCGGTCTGGAGGGGCGCAAGCGCCGCAAGCCGCACTCACTGACGAAGCAGGGCAAACGGAAGGCCGCCCCTGACCTGGTAGGACGCCGCTTCAACGCGGTCGCACCGGACGTCTTGTGGTGTGGTGACATGACCGAGATCGAGACCGGCGAGGGCAAGCTGTACCTCTCCACGGTGCTGGACCTGTTCTCACGCCGGATGCTGGGTTACGCCATGAGCGACCACCACGACACCGAGCTGATCACGGGCTCGCTGCATATGGCCGTTGCCACCCGGGGTGGCAACGTAAACGGGGTGATCTTCCACAGCGACCGCGGCAGCGAGTACACCTCGGCCGCGTTCAACGAGAGTTGCCGCACTTTGGGTGTGGTCCAGTCGATGGGACGAGTGGGATCGGCCCTCGACAACGCCGCCGCGGAATCGGTCAACTCGACCCTCAAGGTCGAGTACGTGCACCGCCATACGTTCGCTACCCGGGCCGAGGCCCGCATCAAGATCGCGACCTGGATCACCGACTTCTACAACACCAAGCGCCGGCACACCTCCGCTGGAGGCCTGCCGCCCATCGAATTCGAACACAAGATCATGGAAGCGCGAGCCCGCCACCGCCAGGAGGACCGGGCCGCATAG
- a CDS encoding transposase: MPEKRRQYDAEFRAGAVRIVQETGKPMAQVARDLGVNEGTLVNWVTRARRAADAAATGKLSEPEREELRRLREENARLRKDNVELGMEREVLKRSVVLWVKESMK; encoded by the coding sequence TTGCCTGAAAAGCGGCGGCAGTACGATGCGGAGTTCCGCGCCGGGGCGGTGAGGATCGTCCAGGAGACGGGTAAGCCGATGGCTCAGGTGGCCCGTGACCTGGGTGTGAACGAGGGCACATTGGTCAACTGGGTGACGCGAGCCCGGCGGGCAGCCGATGCGGCCGCCACCGGCAAGCTCTCGGAGCCGGAGCGTGAGGAGTTGCGCCGGCTGCGTGAAGAGAATGCCCGGTTGCGCAAGGACAACGTCGAGCTCGGGATGGAGCGTGAAGTCCTCAAGCGATCCGTGGTCCTCTGGGTGAAGGAGTCGATGAAGTGA
- a CDS encoding IS5 family transposase (programmed frameshift), which translates to MSADLSQRLVPDGLWELVAPLLPSFNSRPQGGGTAPLDERAVFTAVVYVLTSGCAWRHLPETFGVSPATAHRRFTAWTQAGLWRRLHRAILDELGARGELDWTSAIVDAASVRAKKGGSLTGPNPVDRGKKGSKLHVLSEAQGIPLAIAVSGANMHDSLALKPLIRGIPAIRSRRGPRRRRPVKLRADKAYFSADHLAWLRERGLIPRIARPGIESGERLGRHRWKIERSIAWLFGYRRLTVRYERKGSHFLAFLGLAAVLTCYKKLAKLAT; encoded by the exons GTGAGTGCCGATCTGTCGCAGCGGCTGGTTCCTGACGGTCTGTGGGAACTCGTCGCCCCGTTGTTGCCGTCGTTCAACTCCCGTCCGCAGGGTGGTGGGACTGCGCCGCTGGATGAGCGGGCTGTGTTCACGGCGGTGGTGTACGTGCTGACCAGCGGGTGCGCCTGGCGGCACCTGCCGGAGACGTTCGGGGTGTCGCCCGCGACGGCACACCGTCGGTTCACCGCGTGGACCCAGGCGGGGCTGTGGCGCCGATTGCACCGGGCGATCCTGGACGAACTCGGCGCCAGGGGCGAGCTCGACTGGACCTCCGCAATCGTTGACGCCGCGTCGGTGCGGGCGA AAAAGGGGGGTTCGCTGACCGGGCCGAACCCGGTCGATCGCGGCAAGAAGGGCAGCAAACTGCACGTGCTGTCCGAGGCCCAGGGCATCCCACTCGCCATCGCCGTGTCCGGCGCAAACATGCACGACAGCCTCGCCCTCAAGCCGCTGATCCGTGGCATACCCGCCATCCGTTCCCGGCGCGGACCCCGTCGGCGCCGCCCAGTCAAACTCCGCGCCGATAAGGCGTACTTCTCCGCTGACCACCTCGCCTGGCTGCGTGAACGGGGGCTGATCCCGCGCATCGCCCGGCCGGGCATCGAATCCGGCGAACGGCTCGGCCGGCACCGCTGGAAGATCGAGCGGTCCATCGCCTGGTTGTTCGGCTACCGCCGCCTCACCGTCCGGTACGAACGAAAGGGCTCGCACTTCCTCGCCTTCCTCGGCCTGGCCGCCGTCCTGACCTGCTACAAGAAACTCGCGAAACTTGCCACGTGA
- the ectB gene encoding diaminobutyrate--2-oxoglutarate transaminase: MTIFADLESEVRSYSRLWPVMFDRAAGSRLYSEDGRPYLDFFTGAGALNYGHNDPHLKQALLDYIVRDGVSHALDMFTVAKRDFLEALQDVLLAPRGLEYKVVFPGPGGANAVEAALKLARRVTGRQSVVSFTNSFHGMTLGALSVSGNRGKRAAAGVALTLASALPYDGYPGIRESGPCHLDRLLSDAGSGLDRPAAVIVETVQGEGGLRAADAGWLRELADVCARHEVLLIVDDVQMGCGRTGPFFSFEDAGITPDMVCLSKSIGGFGLPLALTLIRPELDVWQPGDHNGTFRGVSASFVTGAQALRSYWSDGTLEKSVREQGDRIAGALAAVVEEHPDAGLEVRGRGFAAGLRLPAPGAARAVCAAAFDNGLLMETSGAADDVVKLLPPLTISDDDLSEGLVTIRHCVGQVLARSK, translated from the coding sequence ATGACGATTTTCGCCGACCTCGAATCAGAGGTCCGCAGCTACAGCCGGCTTTGGCCGGTCATGTTCGACCGAGCGGCAGGCAGCCGGCTGTACTCCGAGGACGGCCGGCCCTACCTGGACTTCTTCACCGGCGCTGGTGCGCTCAACTACGGCCACAACGACCCCCACCTCAAGCAGGCCCTGTTGGACTACATCGTCCGGGACGGCGTCTCCCACGCACTGGACATGTTCACCGTGGCGAAGCGGGACTTCCTGGAAGCCCTGCAGGACGTCCTCCTGGCTCCGCGAGGGCTCGAGTACAAGGTGGTGTTCCCCGGCCCGGGCGGAGCGAACGCGGTCGAGGCCGCTCTGAAACTCGCCCGGCGGGTCACCGGCCGGCAGTCGGTGGTGAGCTTCACCAACTCCTTCCACGGGATGACCCTGGGTGCCCTCTCGGTCAGCGGCAACAGGGGGAAACGCGCGGCCGCTGGCGTGGCCCTGACCCTGGCGTCCGCGCTGCCCTACGACGGCTACCCGGGCATCAGGGAAAGCGGCCCGTGTCATCTCGACCGGCTGCTGTCGGACGCGGGCAGTGGGCTGGACCGGCCCGCCGCCGTCATCGTGGAGACTGTTCAGGGCGAGGGCGGGCTCAGGGCCGCCGACGCGGGCTGGCTGCGCGAACTGGCCGACGTGTGCGCACGGCACGAGGTGCTGCTCATCGTGGACGACGTCCAGATGGGCTGCGGCCGCACCGGACCGTTCTTCAGCTTCGAGGACGCCGGGATCACTCCCGACATGGTGTGTCTGTCCAAGTCCATCGGAGGGTTCGGCCTGCCGCTGGCACTCACCCTCATCCGGCCGGAACTCGACGTCTGGCAACCGGGCGACCACAACGGGACATTCCGCGGGGTCAGCGCGTCCTTCGTGACCGGAGCGCAGGCACTGCGCTCCTACTGGAGCGACGGGACGCTCGAGAAGTCCGTTCGGGAGCAGGGGGACCGGATCGCGGGGGCCTTGGCCGCCGTCGTCGAGGAGCACCCCGACGCGGGTCTGGAGGTTCGGGGCCGGGGGTTCGCGGCCGGACTGCGGCTCCCCGCGCCTGGCGCCGCCCGCGCGGTGTGTGCCGCGGCCTTCGACAACGGGCTGCTCATGGAGACGTCCGGGGCGGCCGACGACGTCGTGAAGCTGCTGCCCCCGCTCACCATCAGCGACGACGATCTGAGCGAGGGACTCGTCACCATCCGTCACTGCGTGGGCCAGGTACTCGCGCGGAGCAAGTGA
- a CDS encoding isopenicillin N synthase family dioxygenase: protein MPGKIPEVDLEAWRDASDAERVPIAARLDAALRDTGMFLVSGHGVPQAVNDDFRATAKQFFALPKVVKTQYAIGAAYDSGWLEMHPPGGVGVPVNEGEQASSAPDLHESFYVGPGHRTGDEQRDRFNYPANRWPAELTELRTAADAYTAHMLRVVQAVNEVLAVTLGLPEDFFTSRARMATWTQNASWYPSYAAVGEVARGQFRNGPHTDLGTVTLLSRQRGVGGLQVWNEKDGWFSPPYSPDSLIVNLGDLMELWTDGRWRALKHRVLPPSPDAPDEELLSLVFFFETDPDTLIEPLAAPVGGGRGLPPAYARRSVLEKLGVFPDSLPVG, encoded by the coding sequence GTGCCAGGCAAAATACCCGAGGTCGACCTTGAGGCGTGGCGTGACGCGTCCGACGCCGAGCGGGTCCCGATTGCCGCGCGACTCGACGCCGCGCTGCGCGACACCGGTATGTTTCTCGTGTCCGGACACGGTGTGCCGCAAGCCGTCAACGACGACTTCCGGGCCACCGCCAAACAGTTCTTCGCCCTGCCCAAGGTGGTCAAGACCCAGTACGCCATCGGAGCCGCCTACGACAGCGGGTGGCTCGAGATGCATCCCCCCGGCGGGGTCGGAGTGCCGGTGAACGAGGGCGAGCAGGCGTCGAGCGCACCGGACCTCCACGAATCGTTTTACGTGGGACCCGGTCACCGCACTGGCGACGAACAGCGGGACCGGTTCAACTATCCGGCGAACCGCTGGCCGGCTGAGCTGACGGAACTACGGACGGCCGCAGACGCGTACACGGCGCACATGCTGCGCGTGGTGCAGGCCGTCAACGAGGTGCTCGCCGTCACCCTGGGACTGCCGGAGGACTTCTTCACCTCGCGGGCGCGGATGGCGACGTGGACGCAGAACGCGAGCTGGTACCCGTCGTACGCGGCCGTCGGGGAGGTCGCTCGCGGGCAGTTCCGCAACGGGCCACACACGGACCTTGGCACCGTCACGCTGCTGAGCCGCCAGCGGGGGGTGGGCGGGTTGCAGGTGTGGAACGAGAAGGACGGCTGGTTCTCGCCGCCGTACAGCCCCGACTCGCTGATCGTCAACCTCGGTGACCTGATGGAGCTGTGGACCGACGGGCGCTGGCGGGCCCTGAAGCACCGGGTGCTGCCGCCCAGCCCGGACGCTCCGGACGAGGAACTGCTGTCGCTGGTTTTCTTCTTCGAGACCGACCCCGACACGCTGATCGAGCCGCTGGCCGCCCCGGTCGGCGGCGGCCGGGGGCTGCCGCCGGCGTATGCGCGGCGGTCGGTGCTCGAAAAGCTCGGCGTCTTTCCCGACTCCCTCCCGGTGGGCTGA
- a CDS encoding 7-cyano-7-deazaguanine synthase: MSRIVGVVSGGIDSVTMAHHLAAEGHDLHLLAVDYGQRHRKELVFAAAAADRLGATYEEVDLGSVRNVMRGSSLTDPAVAVPRPGRPAWGNPNIVPNRNAVLLSVAFALAVSVQADAVAFGVMAEDVGPSDTSPEFLRLFLDMERAATKGSLAPDVELLAPLIELPKTGVVALGQKLGVPWEQTWTCFRGEDIHCGACAACVERRGAFADLGITDPMPYREPCTPR; the protein is encoded by the coding sequence ATGAGCAGAATCGTTGGTGTGGTGTCCGGTGGGATCGACTCGGTCACTATGGCGCACCACCTCGCTGCCGAGGGTCACGACCTCCACTTGCTGGCCGTCGACTACGGTCAGCGCCACCGCAAGGAACTCGTGTTCGCCGCCGCTGCCGCGGACCGGCTCGGCGCAACGTACGAAGAGGTCGATCTCGGCTCGGTGCGAAACGTCATGCGCGGATCGTCGCTGACGGATCCGGCCGTGGCCGTGCCCCGTCCGGGCCGCCCCGCCTGGGGCAACCCGAACATCGTGCCGAACCGGAATGCCGTACTGCTGTCGGTGGCCTTCGCGCTCGCCGTCAGCGTGCAGGCCGACGCCGTCGCCTTCGGCGTCATGGCCGAGGACGTCGGCCCGTCCGATACCTCCCCGGAGTTCCTACGGCTCTTCCTCGACATGGAGCGGGCGGCGACCAAGGGGTCGCTCGCGCCCGATGTCGAGCTGCTCGCGCCGCTGATCGAGCTGCCGAAGACCGGAGTCGTCGCCCTCGGTCAGAAGCTCGGCGTGCCCTGGGAGCAGACGTGGACCTGCTTCCGTGGCGAGGACATCCACTGCGGCGCCTGTGCGGCGTGTGTGGAGCGCCGCGGAGCCTTCGCTGACCTG